The Vibrio tapetis subsp. tapetis genome segment CGATGGCGTGTGCCATTCCTGTCGCACCACTAGGTATGGGCCTTGCTACTTACCTTGGCCGTAAATTTGATTTGTTTGAAACCTCTGAAATTGAAGCGGGTAAAGCCGCCGGTGCTATGGGCTTGGTGGGGATATCTGAAGGCGCAATTCCATTTGCAGCGCAAGATCCAATGTCAGTTATCCCTGCCAACGTATTGGGATCAATGGTTGCGGCTGTGATGGCGTTCTCATTCGGTGTGACCAACAGTGTCGCTCACGGTGGCCCTGTTGTTGCTCTACTTGGTGCGATGAACTACCCACTACTTGCGATTCTTTGTATGGCGGCAGGTACCGTGGTAACCGCACTGACCTGTATTACTCTTAAAAAAATGCGTAAATCTAAAGCTGAGCTAGCCGTTGCGTAATGAGCACTAACTGGCAACCAAGCGAGGTTGCCAAAATAGATTGCTTAATTTAGTCAATAAGTAACGTCCCCCAATAGTAAAGCACCCAGACACCCTAGCTCCTAGGGTGTCTTTTTATTTGCGCTTTCACGGCGCATTTTTTATTCATCTGGCATCGCGCTAACTCGTCGAACTACGCGTTCATATTCACTATTAAGTGATATCGGTAATGGGTTTGCTCCAAACGATATTCCTGATGCACGCTGGGTGTCCAGGAGTCATCGCCTCCAACACCCATATGGAAACCATCAACACGAACAAAGACTTGTCCACTATCGACCAACTCATTGGTGTGCTTGGCATCCGCTAAATTATTTTGCGTAAAGCGACTTACCGAGAAATGAAAATCCCCGCTCAACTGCATAGCACCAATGTGTGCGCTTTTTACATCACAACGTAAGCCGTTATCACTAGGGAAAATGTAGTTAGTATGCATCTGGTCAATATCGGATTGATAATGGCCAAAATAGGCAGAGGTCTTTCTATCTGGGTAATTCTCATGCGGCCCACGGCCATACCAAATAACGGGCTTTGATTTTGTGGTAATACTTGGTAGCGAAGCCGGTAATGCCCATTCCATTCCAACTCTAGGCAAAGACGGTAAGTGGCGAGCCGCGACTACATCAACATCTATTGACACCTCTCCGGTTAGATCAATACTGTATTGCCAGGTCGTTTGAAACAAGATTCGTTGCTCGAATCGATAAACAAACTGACTGGTTATTAATACCCGATTACTCAATCGCTGCGCATCGAATTGCTGGCACTCAACCTGCAATTTATCAAGACCAATTTCCGCCCATCGAGCCACCCAAGAGTTAGGGTCAATTCTGTCTATTTCACTGGTTCCAATATCATTATCCAACGGTGCTCGATAGAAGTTATCTCTTGGTCCCTGAGCTATTTGATTTTGCTCCCCAACCAGCCACTTAGTAAGGTAACCAGTGTTAGGATCAAACTGCAGATTAACGCCTTGGGCTTCTACGGTAACGACGTCTCTTTGTGTATTAAGAATAGGAGCGTGAGCTAAACGGGAAGAAGGAAGCGGCAAAGAGGTGACCATCGGCAAAGTAAGTTGCTCTGTTGCGGTAACGTGCCCAGCATCAGCCCATGACGTTGCGCTTTTCAAAACAACCGTTACGTTTAAATAATACTCATAGCCAGCTTCCAGACTCGGTAGCTCACCAGCCAACTCTATGGCGTGCTTCGTTTGCGGTAGAACCCTGAGTTCAGCGTCTCCCTTTAAGACAAAATGACCATCTTTAATAATTGACCATTGGAGTTGCTCATTATCATTGGTTTCAAATAAGTGTTCATTGGCAACTTCAATGGTCAGTGGTTCTAGTGATAACAATGAAAATTGATAGAACTGCTGAGCCTTTTTCACTTCATGTAACGTAGGGTGTATGCTTCGATCCGGATAAATTAAGCCATTAATACAGAATTGTCGGTCATTAATCGTATCGCCAAAGTCTCCACCATAGGCCCAGTAGTTTTGTCCATTGGCGTCTGTTTTGGTCAGCCCTTGGTCTACCCAATCCCAAATAAAGCCACCTTGCAAGCGTGGATATTGCCTAAAGGCCTGCCAGTATTTATGAAAATTACCAATACTGTTCCCCATCGCATGAGCGTACTCACACAGAATCAAGGGGCGTGTTTCATTTGGTAAACCGATCCATTTTTTTATCGCCATTTTAGGGGTGACACTTGGATCTGGGCCATACACTTGATCGTCTTCAACTCGAGCATACATTGGGCAAATAATGTCTGTCGCTGCCGTATCCGCCCCTCCTCCCTCATATTGAACTGGACGAGTTGGATCATTTTGCTTAGTCCATTGATACATCGCATGATGATTGTTGCCAATACCCGACTCATTACCCAAAGACCAAATAATAATAGACGGGTGATTTTTGTCTCTTGCGACTAAGCGAGTCATGCGTCGCATATAAGCATTAAGCCAGCTCACATCGTCGGATAAACGACACATTGGAAACTGACCGTGAGTTTCCACATTCGCTTCATCAACTAAGTAAAGCCCATACTGATCACACAGTTCATACCAACGAGGGTGATTCGGATAGTGCGCTGTTCGCACAGCATTAAAGTTATTCTGTTTCAGTAACTTGATGTCTTGCAGCATGCTTTGTTCTGTCATGGTATGCCCAAGCTCTGGGTGATGCTCGTGCCGGTTAACACCACGGATCAAAATAGCTTGGCCATTGACCATCAGTTGACCATTTATTATTTCAACCTGACGAAAACCAACCTCATACGCTTCACTATCCACACAGTCGCCATTGGCATCAAGTAGCCTGATCACACAGCGATATAAATATGGGGATTCCGCACTCCACTTTTTTGGGTTAGTCAGCGGTAAGCTAATTTGAGAAATGTCATGCCATGCTCCTTTCTCATCAACAAACTTGTCTCCAAAACTAGGCTTACCCGCTAGCAAAGCGCGATCACTGCCATGCTCAAAAAGGTCCACGTCAACACGATAGTCTTCTGACTCTACGCTAGAGATTTTCACTTTGACGTTCAAAGTAGCATCGCGGTAACAGGCATCTAAATTGGTCACTATGGTCACATCTTCAATGGCCACTTTGGGTTTGGCTAACAAGGTAACGTCACGAAATATACCGCTTAACCACCACATGTCCTGATCTTCTAGGTAAGAACCATCTGACCAACGCAAAACCATCACCGTCAGCTGGTTTTGACCTGATTTCAGAACATCAGTTAAATCGAACTCTGCGGGCAAGCGGCTGTCTTGAGAATAGCCAACCCACTCTCCATTGCACCACAAGTGGAAGGCAGAGTTCACTCCATCAAAAATAATGCGCTGAATTAAACCTTCAAAGTGGCTCGGAGCATCAAAGCCAATCCGATAAACGCCCGTCGGGTTTTGTGCTGGTACATTCGGAGCGTTATCAACAAAAGGGTATTTTACATTGGTGTAAATGGGGTTATCGAAACCTTGGCATTGCCAATTACTTGGCACACGAATCACAGGCCAGGAACTATCATCAAAATGCTCAGAGACCATGCTCTCTTTGACCAACTCTGGCTGTTCAAACAGCTGAAACCTCCACGCTCCATTTAACGACAACTGATTAGGAGAATTCAGGCCTAAACGAGCACATTCGGTATCAGGATAAGAATGAAGAGGAGAGTGCGCAGCCAACGTGTTGTGATGCACAATGTGTTGATTTTCCCATTCTCTCGCTAACATTACCTGCTTAAATGATCTCATAGAGCCTTCCCTTTGCTACATTATTGACCGTAATTCTGGCACTTTTGTGGTGATAATTGCTCCGTAAGCCAATACCCCAACCTTTAGTGGAAACGTTTACAATAGTAGCACTAGAATAAAAATGAAAAATAGAAGTGGTGCACAATTGCGGTGATTGAAATATGCCCCCTGTGAAATCACTGAAAAGTTGATAGTATTAACAGTAATTAAATTGAAAGGATTTCTCAGATGCGTTTACTTCTTGCTTTACTACTCCCATGGCTACAATTTTTCACTATCGGTCGCCCGATAAGCGGTATTGTATGTCTGCTGCTGCAGATTTCATTGATCGGTTGGATTCCTGCTGCGATTTGGTCGGTTTATGCGTTAAGCCAATATAAAACGGATCAAAAGATCAAAGATGCCTTTGAAGATCGATAATCAACGATTGATATTGAATTAAGCGGTGAGAAATATAAAGACGTTGGGAGCCCAACGTCTATTACTTATCCTGACACCCGTGAGCGCTGACACAAGCAGGCACAGCGAATCGAAATCCGTTATGGGTCTGGATTAAATGCAATGTCTTTTAACGCGTCGGCCAGCACATCAACAGGTTGAGCACCATTAATCAAATGCTGTTGGTTGATGACTAACGCGGGAACAGCATGAACACCCAGTGACAACCATTGAACTTCATTGTCGTGCACGGTTTTATTCCACTCTTCGCTTTCTATCACGCGCTTCGCGCTAGCCTCATCTAGGCCGACTTCCCGTACACACTCCAGTAGAGTGTCAGTTTGGTCGACGGCTTTTCCATGACAGAAGTAGGCATTAAATAATGCCATTTTTAATAAGGTTTGCTTACCAGTTTCAGCAGCCCAGCATAAGAGCTTGTGAGCATTGCGAGTGTTATAGATTTTGGTACTTTCATCAAAGTTAAATTCTATCCCAACCTCTTGACCCAGTTGATGCATATTTGCAAGCTGAGCTTGATACTGTTCTGGCGTAGCGCCATAGCGTTTAGCAAAATACGCACTTAACTCGACGCCGCCAAGGTGTAGATCTAAGTTAAGCTCGAATGGATGCCAACTCACTTCAAAATCAATTTGCTCACCGACAAGTGTCATTGCTTGCTCTAGGCGTTTATATCCGAGGAAACACCAAGGACAAGACACATCAGAAACCAATTCGATCTGTAATACTGGCTTATTCACAAACACTCCTTCGACTCATTAAGGCTATTGCACAACGGTCAAACTTTACCACAACAAGTGACTAAGTGACTGTTTAATAATCTACCTACCTTACCTTGAGGCGTTAAATGCGTCTAGCACGCCATCCTACTCTTCGTTATCTTTTAGAGCTTGGCTTATTACTCCCCTTAACCAGCGACTTTTCTCTTGGCCATTTTTTCTTGTTGGCCATGCCATCACTATATCAAAATTACCAACGTTCAACGGGGGTTCGCTCACTTTTAATGCATCTGAAAATCCTGAAATTTGAGCCATTTTCTCAGGAACAATCGCCAATAAATTTCGCTGAGATAGCAGTTGGCGAATGGTAAGAAAGTGACTTGATGCAACGGCAACGTGGCGACTTAGCCCATGTTGTGCCAGTGTTTTATCGACGCCAGAATCAAGAACGCCATCAGGGCTAACCAGTGCATGAGCCGCTTGGGCATATTCCGACAGTTGTATTGGTTCAGACAGTGTGACTCGAGTTGGATCAAATAGACACACGTGCCGTTCGGTGTACAGGCGTTGACCTGAAAATCGGCTATCAAGATCGTTAAAGCTTCCGATAACCAAATCGATATTTTGCTCTTCCACTATTTTTATGTAGTTACTTCGGTTCACATTTACAAAGCTAATTTGGCATTGTGGCGATTGAGCATGAATCACATCAAACAGCACCGAAGAAAAGATGTACTCAGCATAGTCAGTTAAACCTATACGACAAACGCCATTGAACTCTTTGGAACTAAAGCGTTGAGGTATAAGCACTTCGCTCGTAATTTGATTGAGTAATCTCGCCACGATAGGCGCAATCTGTGTTGCTCGCTCACTTGGTTTCATTTTGTGGCCTTGCCTCTCGAACAAGGGGTCACCCAGCAATATCCGAAGCCTTGCTAAACTGTGACTCATCGCCGACTGGCTCACATGCAGTTTTTTAGCCGCCTCACTCACGCTTTGAGTATCAAATAACGCAGAGAACGTGACCAGCAAATTGAGATCGACACTCTTCCAATTAATATCCTGACTCATTTATCCCCACCTTTAGCCTCTATACCTTTACCTTCCGCTTTCCGCTTTCCGCTTTCCGCTTTCCGCTTTCCGCCTTCCAATCCTATATCATTCATAGTTTATATCAAAACTATCGATTTGAATCATTTACAAACTCACTTTAACCTAACCACTATTCATATTTTTGTAGGCTTGTTATGTTTTCCATTTTTAAGACGTTCTTTCTACTCGGTTGGGTTAGCTTTGGTGGCCCAGCCGCACACATTGGCTATTTTCGGCATACGTTTGTTGAAAAGCTAAACTGGCTAACGGAAGAAGAATACGCGCAGATAGTCGCTCTGAGTCAGTTTCTTCCCGGCCCTGGCTCTAGCCAAGTCGGTTTTGCTATTGGTCATAAAAAAGCTGGCACTTTAGGCGCTATTGCTGCTTTTCTAGGGTTCACCCTACCTTCAGTATTAATCATGTTGGCATTGGCATTATTGAGTAGCCAAATCACTGACTCTAGTTGGTTTGTTCATAGCATTCACGGATTAAAATTGCTTGCCGTTGTTGTCGTTGCTGACGCAACATTTTCTATGTATCGCAATTTTTGTACTCATAAAACCGGCGTGTTTTTGTGTTTCAGCACCGCTGCTGCTCTGTTGATACTTCCAAGCTTATTTACGCAAATGGCAATGCTTATTATTGCAGCTCTTATTGGTCAGAAATATCTCGCTGGTGAGCTAAAATCGACAGTCTCTATTGGTAAGTTTAATCCCGCGCCGCTATTGATATTTGCGCTACTCGTGTTTGGCTTACCTTTAATTGCAGACACATCACCGCTCGTTGCATTGTTCAGTGAATTCTTCCAAGCAGGCAGCCTTGTTTTTGGTGGGGGTCACGTCGTTCTGCCTTTACTGCAGAACATTGTTGGCGACCAACTCAGTCCAGATGCTTTCTTAACGGGATATGCCGCAGCCCAAGCTGTGCCAGGGCCAATGTTTACGTTTGCCACCTATATTGGCTACCACCTTGTTCCATCGGCTCCTCTTCTCGGTGCGGGCATTGCAACTCTGGCTGTATTTCTTCCTGGGTTTCTCTTACTTATGGGGGTCTTACGGAACTGGCAAAACCTAGCAAAGCACCCGAGATTATCAGGCGCAATCAGCGGCGTTAACGCAGCAGTTGTAGGGCTACTGGCATCTGCACTTTATCAACCGGTTTTTGTTAGTGCCGTGGTATCGGGTGTGGACATGGCCGCGGTGCTTTTGGGTTTCTACCTATTGAAACAAAAAAAGATGCCTATCGTAGGATTAGTCGCAGTATTCATCGTAATAGGTTTATTCTCAGGACAAATATTGAGCTAAATACAAAGGTTTTCCTTGGCCATAATTTTTTACATATTTTTGCACATTATTTAAGCGGAAATGCAATTTATTGCCTACACTTATTAAGTCTAAATTCGCTCTAAATCTCATCTCTATTGATAGAGCGCGAGGCAAAGCACAATTAGTAGGTTATGGCCGAGGACCCGATCATGTTCACTCAATCGCACCAAATTGCACAAGATCTCAATAATGAGTTTCATTCATTAAACCATCAAATTGGAGATCTTCACCATAAGATTCGAGAGACAATTCCACAGATCGACCGTATTTCATTTATCCTCTACGACACACATTTAGACATGTTACGAACTTATGCCGTCAGTGAAATATCTGGGGTTAGATCCGAAGATTATCACCAGTACTATTTCTCTGAATGCCTGCAATTGAAAGAAGTCGCCGATGAAAAGACAAGTCACGTCATTAATAGTATTGCGGAATTAACGTTAACTCCTCAGCCTCAGCATACTAAATGGCTATTAGATCATGGCTACCAATCGACTTACTTTGTTCCGAGTTACCATCATCAGCAGTTTATTGGATTTATTAGCTTTAACTCTATTCAACCGCAAGTGTTTAACGCCCAAGTCCAACAGCTATTGCAACCTTTCTGCGAAGAGATCAGCGAAACAATCAACAACGAATACTCTCTCATCAATGCCATACTCAGTTCAGCTGAACTCGCTAGAGAAGTGTACCCAGAAGCGAAACAGGACTCAGCTAAGCACATATCTAGAGTCAGCCTATTTACTCATTTGATCGCCAAAAGCTTAGCCTATACACAGTGTTTTGAAGATGGGATGGTTGAGTACATTCACTTATTCTCTCGTTTACATGACATAGGTAAGCTCACGATCCCGGATGCTATTTTGCTTAAACCAACCAGTCTGACACCCGATGAACGCAAAATTATGCAAAGCCATATTGATAAGGGCTTAATCATAATAGAAAAGATATTAACTGATCTTGGTTCACCGCAGCATGCTTGTGTAGAAACGCTGATAGATATCATCACTCATCACCATGAGTTTTTAGATGGTTCTGGTTACCCTAATGGGTTGTCCGGTGACGATATTCCCATCAGCGCCCGTATCGTAGCGGTGGCTAATATCTTTGATGCATTAACCAGTCATCGACCATACCAACAGGCTTGGTGTGTAACGTCAGCATTGCTCGAGCTGGAAAAAATGGTCGCCATGGGTAAGTTAGATGGCAATTGCGTCAATGTGTTACGCGATCACCAAGAATACATCAACCAGATACTTTCTCAGTACCCAGAACAAGACCCGCGCGAGCGTTTATTTAGGCACTAACCGTCAAGTTACACACGCTATTAAATGAAAAATAGGCCATGAAGTTAAAGTTATTCATGGCCTATTCTCTATTTGTGTTTCTTCGTTTTATTCGCCCGCAAGGTTATTTAGTTCTCTGATGCGGGTTCAGCCAGCAAGTCGACTCTTCGGTTTTTCTGACGCCCTTTCGCATTGCCGTTACTGGCTATTGGCGCCGTTTCGCCTTTAGATATAGCGACTAGGCTGTCTTTTTTCACACCTCTTTCAACCAAATACTCAGTCACTGTTTCTGAGCGTTTTAGGCCTAGGGTGAAATTGTATCCATGATCACCTACGCTATCGGCATGGCCCTCTACAATCAAATCCGACGGAGCCGATCTCAACTGAGCCGCAACACTTCTCAAAACGTAACGAGATTGACTGGTCAATTGATGTTTATTGAAATCAAAATACACTCGGGCGTATACATCAGAGTCACCCTCTATGGATTTAACCCTCCCTTGGGAGACCAAAAACTCAGCGCATTCGCTGGTTAGCCCAACTCGTTTCATTTCTCCAACTAAATTTTCCACAGACGCATTGTAGCCACTGTCCATCTCAATTTGATGAAGGCTACCTGCATTTATCAGCACCGTCTTAGCTTGGCCAACTTTAACGCTTTGCTCAAATTCAGCACCGGCTGCATTGCAGTAAAAATTCAATTCTTGATTCACGTCTTGCCCTAAAACAGATTGAGAACCAAACAGGGCAATCATTGTAAACAGCCACACTTTCCTATTCACATTACATTCCTTCTACTGTTATTTTAAATGCCCAATCTCTTCACTAATGAGCTCGAGTATTCGGTTTAAAATTTCATTCTTATCTTCGGCTTTATAAACGTTATCACTGCCCGCACAATTTTTAAGGGCAACATTATTTTCTAAATCGTAATCAAAACCGATTACCGCTATTTTGGAGCTGACTTGCTCTTCACCAATAACAAGGCTATCAAAATGGGCTCTTATGGTATTACACATCCCAGCATTGACTAGATTATTTGAAATCGTATTGTTGCTCGAGCTGTACTCTTGTCCATCAGACAGGACGATCATCAAACGGCGCGGGTTCGCTCCTTTATTGAGCAGTTGAGCCCCTCGAATAATACCTTGGTATGACGCCGTCCAGCCTCCTGGGTAAAAATTGGAAATCGCGTTATTAAAATTAGTGAAGTTAGTCGTGGGGACAAGATCATAAAAACTACCACCAGCATGGGAGTTATAGGCGCATCCCGATTTTTCGGTAAAAATTGCGTTGATGGTTTGCGTAGTACTGACTGAGGAACCGCTGTATTTAAGCTGCTGAACATAGCAATTCGTTCCACTGCCATCACCATCATCTAACCGAACCATATGATTAAAAGCGACAAACGAAACCGAGTTGTCATCGATGTTCTCAAGCGCATTAAATTTAGCAAGCTCTGTCGTCACTAGCCCAATCACATCAATCAGATCTTCGTATTTGTCTTTGCTTCCGCCATCCCAACTGTTGCCCATGGAACCGGAAAAATCAGAAACGAATACAACGTCTACGGCGTGATTCTGATATTTTCGAGAACTGGATGTCCCACTTACGTTAAAAGTTTCAACATTCTCGGTAAATGCATTTGGGAACCAAAAATCATGGTTCGTGGTTGCCGTCACCGAATATTCAAAAAAACGAGAATCACCATCTTCTAACCCCGACACACAATCTGGAATGTCTTCACAGCTTTTTTTCTCGATCTTAACGTTCGTGACGGAATTCATAGAGTCCATATATTGATTGATGTAAGCATTCGCTATCGTTTGATTAATCTCACTGCCTGACCCAGAGCCATCGTCGTCGTTATCATCATTGAATGCCGCGACCGCTAAGCTTGCCGCTTCCAAGCCATCATCAAGTCGCGCACTGGCTTGTAGCGCTCTGGCACCATCACTCCCCAAAGCAAACAAGCCGAACAATGCAGGAATGATCAAAACAAATAATATCGCCGCATGACCTTTATTACGCTTGGCTATACCCATAGTTACCTCCCCACCATTACTGAGGTAGAAGATACGGTAGTAAAGTCGACATCCATCAAGTCCCCGATCCAATTATCCGTTTCATAACAGATAGTGACTCGATATAAAGTCGACATTCGCCCCCATGTCGTCATGACTGCAAGGTTACTTTCTATATCACTTAATGTGTCAGTCACAGAGCACTGTTGTGCTCCTCTGTTATAGACAATCAAAGCATTTGCTGCATCATCGTCATCGTACGTCTGCTCTTCAATACGAACGCCTAACTGAGACGCTTCAAAACTGCCAATGGTTCGAGTCAGGGAATTCTGAATGATTGTATATAGCGAATCCGCTTCTAAATCGGTTAGTGTGAAATCAGCATCAAACAACTGCGTTCTTTCTTTCAAAACGCTGACTGCTGAAAACGACAAGCGATCCAACTTTCCCTGTGTCGAAAGCTTGATAACGATGTCACCACAAAACACCAAGAAAAGGCTAAAGAACGCAGCAACGATTGCGAATTCCAACATGAAAGTACCGCGCTGGTTAGATCTGGAATTGATCACGTTCATATTCTTGTACCACGATGACTTCACGAGAAAAGACCGACTCTGTATCTAAAAAATACGTAAATACACTTTGGTAGTTATAACTAATGGAATAAATGGCGATTGCCGCATTGGACTCTGTGCCACACGTGTTTGTCTGGCTCCCCTCAGCAACAGCACAAGTATCGGCAACGGCCAGTAAATCGTCGAACGTATTAATGTAGCGAACTGAAGCGGAAAAATTTTCTTCATCAACCAAGTTTTTCCAAATGCTGTCGCTCTCATTTAAAACCTGATAAAACGCACTAATGTACGAGCTTGTCTCTTTTTTCGCTTCTCTTGAAGCTTCGGATATGGCCAAATCACTGATCGCAGAAACATAAGACATCATGCTCATTTCCATCCACGCAACCACCATCATCCAAAACAGACCAAAGCCTAAAGCGAACTCAACTGTAACGACACCACTCTGCTGTTTCATATAGCCCCTCCATTGAGTTCAGGGGTAAATGGGGCAACGGGAGTCATGGTTCTCAATCCATGGTAAATCAATGAGATTTGTTCAATGCTATAGTTGTCTTCTAATAGTATTTTTACATGTTCGAATTGGCCTAAATTGGCGTGTGCCATTGCCAGATTTGCAATGACTTGTTGGTCGGCTTGTTCACTAACGTATAACGGTGTTAATCGTTCTACCGCTGTTTTATAGTCACCTTCAATAATATCAATCATGGCTAAATTATTTTTTACAATAATATCATCATGATAATAGAGTCGAGCTAAATTGAATTGCTTGCGAGCGTCAGTGGTATTACTACTTTGCGCATACACTAGCCCTAATAAATTATGCACATGTGGTTGTTCAGGTTTTGCAATAAGTGAAGCCAAACAGTTATTTTCAGCTAAGCTGTATTTCCCTTCATAGAAGTCGACTTTTGCCTTATAAAACAAAGCTTCATGATTTTTAGCTTCGTACTCACTCAGGTTAGCTAATTGAAATGAAGCCGATTCATAATCCATAGCTAATAGATATTGATTGATCAGCTTCATTCTAATTTCAGTTCTTCCCGACTTTGCCAACTCCTCTTTGTAAAGTGCAATTAGCTTACTGTGATTATCAGTTTGAAGCAACATATGTTCGGTGGATGAAAAATTTGCTTCTTGCACAGCACTTTGATTAGCCGGTTCCGAAGTGCAACCAGCTAACAATAATATGATTACGCCAATTCGAGTTAATCTATCCACCAGACATCAACCTCATGACTCCAGGAGCCGCAATTAAGATAACAATAGGAAACATGATAAATACAATAAGCGGCAACGACATTTTGGCTGCTAATTTACCTATTTTTTTTCTTCTAAACCAAGCATTTGCACTTCTCGAATATCAACCGCCAACGTCACGAGCACATCATATATTGATGACCCATATTGAAGGCTTTGATTCAGTGTCATCACAAAGCTTCGTACTTCTGACGTTGGTACTCTTTGGTAGAGCTCCTGTAACGCAACCTCTAAACTGACCAGCCGCGCTCTGTCATTTGTGCGTTTTAAGATATGAGCGAGATCCTTGTCAAAACCTTGCATCTCCTTTCCTAAATACGCCATGGCAGCTTCGATCGTCATACCGGTTTGTACACATACCCCCATTAAGTCTAGTAGATAGGGAAGCTGGCTGGATATTTTATTCTGCAGTGCTTTTTTCTTCATCGACAAATAGATATCCGGTAAGACAATTACGAGGACGATCCAAAATAGCTCTGCCAGTATGAATTTTTTAGGCTCCCACCCAAACAGATACCCCATATAAGCCAAACCAATGCCACCAACTGCCGCAAGTAAATATTTAAAAGGGGTAACTAAGGAAGCAAAACGAGTATCATAAAGGCCAGCGGCAACGAATTTTTCTGACATATCAACGGAAGATGAGGTGAACATCTCGTTGAACTGCTCTGTCGTTTGGTCAATAAATTGAATATGCTTTTTGGTCTCTTTGGTTATTAGCCCAAATCGCCTTAACTTTCTTTTTCTTCTTAAGTATTCCGCAACAAAATAAAAAGTCGTCGCGATCAAGATAACCATTAACCAAATCAACAGCATGATCTGAACGTCAGGGCGGATTAGAACGTCGATTATCGAATCCATCTACTTCACTCCCTTCATCAGCATCCAAATAATACTTATGCCAATAAACTCACTTCCCAACATATAGTAAAGTATAGGTCTTCCATCCTCGTGGAACATGACAAATTCATAATTGTCTGGGCTTAAATACTGCAACATAAATAGAAAAGTGAAGGGAATGGCAGCAACGATTTTTGCAGAAGTCCGAGCCTCTGCTGTTAAGGCGAATTTTTTCTTTTCAATGGCTCTCGCATCAAACATGAGTCGATTTAATCGTGTCATGACATCTTTTAGTTGCCCTCCTCGATGCATGTTAGCTCTTAAGGTAATCACAAAGAATTGAAAGGAAGGATAGGGGAATCGGTCACAAGCTTTACGAAATACATCATCGGGTGTTTCGCCCATTTGCAAGCGCTCACCCATTTTTTTGAACTCAGCCCCCACATCACTATCGAGTGATTTCCCAACATACATAATGGCGTGCATGATACTTTCACCGGCTGAAACGGCACTCGCAAGCATATTTAATGCGTCAGGGAATGCCTCTTCAAACTGTTTTTGATCCCTCGAGTTTAACCACGAGTATCCATAAAGAAAGCCGCTAACCTCCACAAGTAGGATGATAAAATACGCATTTCCTCGAATAAATCGATCATTGATTTCGGCG includes the following:
- a CDS encoding beta-galactosidase, with product MRSFKQVMLAREWENQHIVHHNTLAAHSPLHSYPDTECARLGLNSPNQLSLNGAWRFQLFEQPELVKESMVSEHFDDSSWPVIRVPSNWQCQGFDNPIYTNVKYPFVDNAPNVPAQNPTGVYRIGFDAPSHFEGLIQRIIFDGVNSAFHLWCNGEWVGYSQDSRLPAEFDLTDVLKSGQNQLTVMVLRWSDGSYLEDQDMWWLSGIFRDVTLLAKPKVAIEDVTIVTNLDACYRDATLNVKVKISSVESEDYRVDVDLFEHGSDRALLAGKPSFGDKFVDEKGAWHDISQISLPLTNPKKWSAESPYLYRCVIRLLDANGDCVDSEAYEVGFRQVEIINGQLMVNGQAILIRGVNRHEHHPELGHTMTEQSMLQDIKLLKQNNFNAVRTAHYPNHPRWYELCDQYGLYLVDEANVETHGQFPMCRLSDDVSWLNAYMRRMTRLVARDKNHPSIIIWSLGNESGIGNNHHAMYQWTKQNDPTRPVQYEGGGADTAATDIICPMYARVEDDQVYGPDPSVTPKMAIKKWIGLPNETRPLILCEYAHAMGNSIGNFHKYWQAFRQYPRLQGGFIWDWVDQGLTKTDANGQNYWAYGGDFGDTINDRQFCINGLIYPDRSIHPTLHEVKKAQQFYQFSLLSLEPLTIEVANEHLFETNDNEQLQWSIIKDGHFVLKGDAELRVLPQTKHAIELAGELPSLEAGYEYYLNVTVVLKSATSWADAGHVTATEQLTLPMVTSLPLPSSRLAHAPILNTQRDVVTVEAQGVNLQFDPNTGYLTKWLVGEQNQIAQGPRDNFYRAPLDNDIGTSEIDRIDPNSWVARWAEIGLDKLQVECQQFDAQRLSNRVLITSQFVYRFEQRILFQTTWQYSIDLTGEVSIDVDVVAARHLPSLPRVGMEWALPASLPSITTKSKPVIWYGRGPHENYPDRKTSAYFGHYQSDIDQMHTNYIFPSDNGLRCDVKSAHIGAMQLSGDFHFSVSRFTQNNLADAKHTNELVDSGQVFVRVDGFHMGVGGDDSWTPSVHQEYRLEQTHYRYHLIVNMNA
- a CDS encoding YqaE/Pmp3 family membrane protein; amino-acid sequence: MRLLLALLLPWLQFFTIGRPISGIVCLLLQISLIGWIPAAIWSVYALSQYKTDQKIKDAFEDR
- a CDS encoding DsbA family oxidoreductase, giving the protein MNKPVLQIELVSDVSCPWCFLGYKRLEQAMTLVGEQIDFEVSWHPFELNLDLHLGGVELSAYFAKRYGATPEQYQAQLANMHQLGQEVGIEFNFDESTKIYNTRNAHKLLCWAAETGKQTLLKMALFNAYFCHGKAVDQTDTLLECVREVGLDEASAKRVIESEEWNKTVHDNEVQWLSLGVHAVPALVINQQHLINGAQPVDVLADALKDIAFNPDP
- a CDS encoding LysR family transcriptional regulator, which gives rise to MSQDINWKSVDLNLLVTFSALFDTQSVSEAAKKLHVSQSAMSHSLARLRILLGDPLFERQGHKMKPSERATQIAPIVARLLNQITSEVLIPQRFSSKEFNGVCRIGLTDYAEYIFSSVLFDVIHAQSPQCQISFVNVNRSNYIKIVEEQNIDLVIGSFNDLDSRFSGQRLYTERHVCLFDPTRVTLSEPIQLSEYAQAAHALVSPDGVLDSGVDKTLAQHGLSRHVAVASSHFLTIRQLLSQRNLLAIVPEKMAQISGFSDALKVSEPPLNVGNFDIVMAWPTRKNGQEKSRWLRGVISQALKDNEE